The Tripterygium wilfordii isolate XIE 37 chromosome 4, ASM1340144v1, whole genome shotgun sequence genome has a window encoding:
- the LOC119997898 gene encoding probable chlorophyll(ide) b reductase NYC1, chloroplastic, with amino-acid sequence MTTLTKLHLLYPQSFCHSSFKDQQRNGIGSCFWRSGSESHRGRYGLRGRRFRSFRGEGGGGVEEKEKESATTCEKVKKGQEKLKEGSGFWSSLNPAIFWASGDDQRKAVAKMEEVFSSIALQVGRYIVTMMSTGVVLAVGFQLSGGDSQMNTLIWYSWLGGVIIGTMVGANIVLDEHCRAGPRNVVITGSTRGLGKALAREFLLSGDRVVVASRSPESVDMTVKELEENLKEGMVTSSRRNLKHAKVVGVACDVCEPEDVKKLANFAVKELGSIDIWINNAGTNKGFRPLLQFTDEDIKQIVSTNLVGSILCTQEAMHVMGNQPKGGHIFNMDGAGSGGSSTPLTAVYGSTKCGLRQFHASVLKECKRTRVGVHTASPGMVLTDLLLSGSTLQNKRMFNIICELPETVARTLVPRMRVIKGTGKAINYLTPPRILLALITAWVRRGRWFDEQGRALYAAEADRLRNWAEDRARFSFTDAMEMYTENTWVSVFSLSVVCAFIILSSTASTFPGT; translated from the exons ATGACTACACTGACAAAGCTTCACCTCTTGTACCCACAAAGCTTTTGTCACTCTAGCTTCAAGGACCAGCAGAGGAACGGAATTGGGTCCTGTTTTTGGCGGTCAGGTTCGGAATCGCACAGGGGTCGTTACGGGTTGCGCGGGCGACGGTTTAGGTCATTTAGGGGTGAAGGTGGAGGAGGAgtggaagagaaagagaaggaaagtgCGACAACGTGTGAGAAAGTGAAGAAAGGTCAAGAAAAGCTGAAGGAGGGAAGTGGGTTTTGGAGTTCTTTGAACCCCGCTATTTTTTGGGCTTCCGGTGATGATCAAAGAAAGGCAGTGGCAAAGATGGAGGAGGTTTTCTCTTCG ATTGCTCTACAAGTTGGAAGATATAtagtgaccatgatgagcacTGGAGTTGTACTTGCAGTCGGTTTTCAGCTGTCAG GTGGAGACAGCCAGATGAATACGTTGATTTGGTATAGCTGGCTTGGAGGAGTTATAATTGGAACTATGGTAGGAGCCAATATTGTTTTAGATGAGCATTGTCGGGCTGGTCCACGTAATGTTGTCATAACTGGGAG CACGAGAGGACTGGGTAAAGCACTTGCTCGAGAGTTTCTTCTCTCTGGGGATCGAGTGGTTGTAGCTTCTCGCAG TCCCGAGTCAGTAGATATGACCGTAAAAGAGCTTGAAGAGAACCTCAAGGAAGGTATGGTCACCTCATCCAGGAGGAATCTTAAACATGCAAAAGTTGTAGGAGTAGCATGTGATGTTTGCGAACCTGAAGATGTGAAGAAATTGGCAAATTTTGCTGTTAAAGAGCTTGGTTCTATTGATATATGG ATAAATAATGCTGGCACAAATAAAGGTTTCAGGCCCCTGCTGCAGTTCACAGATGAAGATATCAAACAG ATTGTCTCAACAAATCTGGTTGGATCTATTCTCTGCACACAAGAAGCAATGCATGTAATGGGAAACCAGCCAAAGGGGGGCCACATATTTAACATGGATGGTGCTGGCTCTGGAGGATCTAGTACCCCTCTGACAGCTGT CTATGGGTCTACTAAGTGTGGTCTAAGGCAGTTCCATGCATCAGTTTTGAAAGAGTGCAAGAGGACTAGAGTTGGGGTGCATACAGCATCACCGGGCATGGTCCTCACTGATTTGCTCTTAAG cgGCTCAACTTTACAAAACAAGCGCATGTTTAACATCATTTGCGAGCTTCCTGAAACAGTTGCTAGGACTTTAGTTCCAAGGATGCGGGTCATAAAGGGTACTGGAAAGGCCATCAATTACTTGACCCCTCCTAGGATATTGCTTGCTTTAATCACTGCATGGGTGCGACGAGGTCGATGGTTTGATGAGCAG GGAAGGGCACTGTATGCAGCAGAGGCGGACAGACTTCGTAACTGGGCTGAAGACCGTGCTCGATTTTCCTTCACAGATGCAATGGAGATGTACACAGAAAACACTTGGGTGTCCGTTTTCTCACTTTCTGTGGTTTGTGCTTTCATAATCCTCTCTAGCACTGCTAGTACATTTCCTGGCACCTGA
- the LOC119997828 gene encoding probable polyol transporter 6 codes for MASTGSPMEKEKPTEVEALENVPAVAGYGKPRLNNYVLACALLASTASILLGYDIGVMSGAEILIKDNLKISSTQTEILVGILNVSSLIGSLASGKTSDYIGRRYTIVLAASTFLIGALLMGFAPSFPYLVAGRVVAGIGVGYSLMIAPVYTAELSPAMTRGLLTSFPEVFITLGIQLGYIINFALSGLPDHINWRIMLGLAGLPAIVIGFGVLAMPESPRWLVMKGRTTEAKHVLNRTSDTAEEAELRLAEITQAADTDLGQEGPSRENWHGQGVWKELFISPSRPIKRILVAAIGINFFMQASGNDAVIYYTPAVFRSAGIHNKKQLFGITVIMGFTKTAFVLLSALYLDRFGRRALLLLGSIGLFISLIVLGLGSKFLEHAGSKPLWAIVLCIVAVCAYVSFFSIGLGPITWVYTSEIFPLRLRAQGSAVAISVNRLVSGVVSMTFLTISEKITFAGMFFLLSAIVALGTIFFYFFLPETKGKTLEEIGALFEDKNSPRIVNRGREMTDI; via the exons ATGGCTTCTACTGGATCTCCCATGGAGAAGGAGAAGCCCACTGAAGTTGAAGCCCTAGAAAATGTACCCGCAGTTGCTGGTTATGGAAAGCCTCGTCTCAACAACTATGTTCTCGCTTGCGCTCTCTTGGCCTCCACAGCCTCCATTCTATTGGGCTATG ACATTGGGGTGATGAGTGGTGCAGAGATTTTAATCAAAGACAACCTAAAAATTTCATCAACCCAGACAGAGATCTTGGTGGGTATTCTCAATGTGTCTTCACTGATAGGTTCACTCGCATCTGGAAAAACTTCAGATTACATAGGCAGGCGATACACAATAGTACTAGCAGCATCGACATTTCTAATCGGTGCACTTCTGATGGGCTTTGCACCATCTTTTCCCTACCTCGTCGCCGGCCGAGTTGTCGCTGGAATCGGCGTCGGATACTCCCTAATGATCGCTCCCGTCTACACCGCCGAGTTGTCTCCGGCCATGACAAGGGGACTCCTCACTTCGTTCCCTGAAGTATTCATAACCTTGGGGATTCAATTGGGTTACATAATCAATTTCGCACTCTCAGGTCTCCCTGAtcacataaattggagaataaTGTTGGGTCTGGCTGGGTTACCGGCAATTGTGATTGGGTTTGGAGTACTGGCTATGCCGGAGTCTCCACGGTGGCTCGTCATGAAAGGCAGGACGACTGAGGCTAAACATGTTTTGAACAGAACGTCAGATACGGCAGAGGAAGCTGAGCTTAGACTCGCTGAAATAACCCAAGCCGCTGATACGGATTTGGGCCAGGAAGGCCCATCAAGAGAGAATTGGCATGGACAAGGTGTTTGGAAAGAGCTTTTCATAAGCCCATCCAGGCCCATTAAGCGGATACTAGTCGCCGCTATTGGGATTAATTTCTTCATGCAAGCTTCAGGCAATGATGCCGTTATATACTACACCCCTGCAGTGTTTAGAAGTGCAGGTATTCACAACAAGAAGCAGCTATTTGGTATCACTGTGATCATGGGCTTTACCAAAACGGCCTTTGTTTTGTTATCGGCCCTTTACTTGGACCGGTTCGGGAGACGGGCACTCTTGTTGTTGGGCTCAATCGGGCTATTTATCTCATTGATCGTATTGGGCCTCGGCTCGAAGTTTCTCGAGCATGCGGGTAGCAAACCTTTGTGGGCCATTGTGTTGTGCATTGTGGCAGTTTGTGCTTACGTCTCATTCTTTTCAATTGGGCTTGGGCCTATTACATGGGTCTACACATCGGAGATATTTCCGTTACGACTTCGGGCCCAAGGATCAGCAGTGGCCATCTCTGTGAACAGACTGGTAAGTGGGGTTGTGTCGATGACATTTCTGACCATTTCAGAGAAAATAACATTTGCAGGAATGTTCTTTCTGCTATCAGCAATAGTGGCATTGGgcacaattttcttttatttctttttgccAGAAACTAAAGGCAAGACTTTAGAGGAGATTGGGGCTCTCTTTGAGGACAAAAATAGTCCTAGAATTGTTAACAGGGGAAGGGAAATGACTGACATATAG
- the LOC119995972 gene encoding polyol transporter 5-like isoform X3 gives MKLGSELEPEKGHYYYEAGPESSSQKRRKPPLNKYAFAGAVLASTNSVLLGYDIGVMSGAVLYIKDDLKITSTQVEILVGSLNICSLIGSLASGKTSDLIGRRYTIVLAASTFLMGALLMGFAPTFAFLMAGRVVAGIGVGYSLMIAPVYAAELSPAASRGFLSSLPEVFINFGILLGYISNYALSGLNDNINWRLMLGLAALPAIVVVIGVIGMPESPRWLVMKGRYREARQVLVKTSDNEEEAELRLAEITKAASVLGSTMNLKGQAVWRELLLSPSRPIRRVLLAAIGINFFMQASGNDAVVYYSPEVFREAGIHNRQQLVGVTVIMGLAKTTFVLISALFLDHLGRRPLLLLGSIGMTVSLAVLGLGSMYLDQLETKPLWAIVLCVVAVCADLSFFSIGLGPITWVYSSELFPTRLRAQGSSLAISVNRVVSGIVAMTFLSISEAVTYGGMFLGFAGIMAIGTIFIYYFLPETKGKTLEEISDFYEDQDPQTSKPLLG, from the exons ATGAAATTGGGTTCTGAATTAGAACCAGAGAAAGGCCACTACTACTATGAAGCTGGTCCAGAATCATCTTCCCAGAAGCGGAGAAAGCCTCCTCTCAACAAATATGCATTCGCCGGTGCTGTTTTGGCCTCCACAAACTCTGTTTTATTGGGCTATG ACATTGGAGTCATGAGTGGTGCAGTACTTTACATTAAAGACGACCTGAAAATCACATCAACCCAAGTAGAGATCTTGGTAGGTTCACTCAACATATGTTCTTTGATTGGATCACTTGCCTCCGGTAAGACATCTGATTTAATCGGCAGGCGTTATACGATCGTCCTAGCAGCATCAACGTTTCTAATGGGTGCACTTCTCATGGGATTTGCACCAACATTTGCATTTCTAATGGCTGGAAGGGTGGTAGCAGGAATTGGTGTTGGATACTCCTTAATGATTGCTCCGGTCTACGCTGCCGAGCTCTCTCCCGCCGCGTCTCGAGGCTTCCTCTCTTCGCTTCCTGAAGTTTTCATCAACTTTGGGATTCTGCTTGGTTACATCTCCAATTATGCTCTATCAGGACTTAATGATAACATTAATTGGAGACTAATGCTTGGACTTGCAGCATTGCCCGCTATTGTAGTTGTGATTGGTGTTATTGGGATGCCGGAGTCCCCTCGTTGGCTTGTCATGAAAGGCCGGTATCGCGAAGCGAGGCAGGTTTTGGTCAAAACATCAGATAATGAGGAGGAAGCAGAGTTGAGACTAGCTGAAATTACAAAGGCTGCTTCAGTTCTAGGCTCCacaatgaatttgaaaggacAAGCTGTTTGGAGAGAATTGTTGTTGAGCCCATCTAGGCCCATTCGACGAGTTCTCCTCGCGGCCATTGGTATCAACTTCTTCATGCAAGCTTCAGGCAATGATGCTGTTGTATATTACAGCCCTGAAGTGTTCAGAGAAGCAGGAATTCACAACAGGCAGCAGCTTGTAGGTGTTACAGTGATAATGGGCTTGGCCAAGACAacatttgttcttatatctgCTCTTTTCTTGGACCACTTGGGGAGGCGGCCTCTTCTGTTATTGGGCTCAATTGGGATGACAGTTTCGTTAGCTGTACTGGGCCTGGGCTCAATGTACCTGGACCAACTAGAGACCAAGCCACTCTGGGCCATTGTCTTGTGTGTGGTGGCGGTTTGTGCTGATTTATCGTTCTTCTCAATTGGGCTTGGGCCTATAACATGGGTTTACTCATCGGAGCTATTTCCGACCCGATTGCGGGCCCAAGGTTCAAGTCTGGCAATATCAGTGAATAGGGTAGTGAGTGGGATTGTGGCCATGACATTTCTTAGCATTTCAGAGGCAGTCACATATGGGGGTATGTTTTTAGGGTTTGCAGGGATAATGGCGATAGGAACAATCTTCATTTATTACTTTTTGCCTGAAACAAAAGGCAAGACATTAGAAGAGATTAGTGATTTCTATGAGGATCAAGACCCTCAGACTAGTAAACCTCTCCTAGGTTAG
- the LOC119997565 gene encoding transcription repressor OFP8 has translation MENRMKLRLSRMFRASFGSCRTRNIPDVIENAVFIPQDQTHVFRVFDPPPPSPKPRSFPSVCKPQTGPRQKVSDRYYSPLGFADTCGSTCTHVSPISPFMYYKKERKKSKDQRSGSKHKSKKSKKPRVKSTNREARLLSSSSRYDSAYYSWLSSDDEDDDEEMDTHTLFSSRSTTLSSDSSGSLLRKSRCSRRMKRRERVGPRNREIGGSNALPLMDGRVKDSFAVVKKSSDPYNDFRTSMVEMIVEKQIFGAQDLEKLLQLFISLNSDCHHRIIVEVFTEIWEALFSDWS, from the coding sequence ATGGAGAACCGGATGAAGCTGCGACTGTCTCGCATGTTTCGTGCCTCTTTCGGCTCGTGCCGGACGCGAAACATACCGGACGTTATTGAAAACGCCGTTTTCATCCCTCAAGACCAAACCCACGTCTTCCGTGTATTTGACCCACCGCCACCGTCCCCAAAGCCTCGATCTTTCCCTTCCGTTTGCAAACCCCAAACCGGGCCGAGACAGAAAGTATCCGACCGATACTACTCGCCTTTAGGTTTCGCCGACACATGCGGAAGCACGTGTACTCACGTATCTCCAATCTCTCCGTTCATGTATTATAAGAAGGAGCGGAAGAAGAGCAAAGATCAACGGTCAGgatcaaaacacaaaagcaagaagagtAAGAAGCCGCGCGTGAAGAGCACGAATAGAGAAGCGCGTCTCTTAAGCTCCTCCTCACGATATGACAGTGCCTATTACAGCTGGCTCAGCAGCGACGACGAAGACGACGACGAGGAAATGGACACGCACACGCTTTTCTCATCAAGGAGCACCACTCTCTCGTCGGACTCCTCAGGGTCTCTCCTCCGCAAGAGCCGGTGCTCTCGTAGGATGAAGAGGAGGGAGAGAGTTGGGCCCAGGAACAGAGAAATCGGGGGGAGCAATGCGTTACCATTAATGGACGGGAGAGTAAAAGACAGCTTCGCAGTGGTGAAGAAATCGAGTGATCCGTACAATGATTTCAGGACATCAATGGTGGAAATGATCGTGGAGAAGCAGATATTTGGAGCTCAGGATCTGGAGAAACTGTTGCAGTTGTTTATCTCTTTGAATTCCGATTGCCATCACAGGATTATTGTCGAAGTTTTTACAGAGATTTGGGAGGCTCTCTTCTCTGACTGGTCTTGA
- the LOC119995972 gene encoding polyol transporter 5-like isoform X1: protein MCFFLSFCLNPPSVVMKLGSELEPEKGHYYYEAGPESSSQKRRKPPLNKYAFAGAVLASTNSVLLGYDIGVMSGAVLYIKDDLKITSTQVEILVGSLNICSLIGSLASGKTSDLIGRRYTIVLAASTFLMGALLMGFAPTFAFLMAGRVVAGIGVGYSLMIAPVYAAELSPAASRGFLSSLPEVFINFGILLGYISNYALSGLNDNINWRLMLGLAALPAIVVVIGVIGMPESPRWLVMKGRYREARQVLVKTSDNEEEAELRLAEITKAASVLGSTMNLKGQAVWRELLLSPSRPIRRVLLAAIGINFFMQASGNDAVVYYSPEVFREAGIHNRQQLVGVTVIMGLAKTTFVLISALFLDHLGRRPLLLLGSIGMTVSLAVLGLGSMYLDQLETKPLWAIVLCVVAVCADLSFFSIGLGPITWVYSSELFPTRLRAQGSSLAISVNRVVSGIVAMTFLSISEAVTYGGMFLGFAGIMAIGTIFIYYFLPETKGKTLEEISDFYEDQDPQTSKPLLG from the exons ATGTGTTTCTTTCTAAGCTTTTGTCTTAATCCTCCTTCAGTAGTCATGAAATTGGGTTCTGAATTAGAACCAGAGAAAGGCCACTACTACTATGAAGCTGGTCCAGAATCATCTTCCCAGAAGCGGAGAAAGCCTCCTCTCAACAAATATGCATTCGCCGGTGCTGTTTTGGCCTCCACAAACTCTGTTTTATTGGGCTATG ACATTGGAGTCATGAGTGGTGCAGTACTTTACATTAAAGACGACCTGAAAATCACATCAACCCAAGTAGAGATCTTGGTAGGTTCACTCAACATATGTTCTTTGATTGGATCACTTGCCTCCGGTAAGACATCTGATTTAATCGGCAGGCGTTATACGATCGTCCTAGCAGCATCAACGTTTCTAATGGGTGCACTTCTCATGGGATTTGCACCAACATTTGCATTTCTAATGGCTGGAAGGGTGGTAGCAGGAATTGGTGTTGGATACTCCTTAATGATTGCTCCGGTCTACGCTGCCGAGCTCTCTCCCGCCGCGTCTCGAGGCTTCCTCTCTTCGCTTCCTGAAGTTTTCATCAACTTTGGGATTCTGCTTGGTTACATCTCCAATTATGCTCTATCAGGACTTAATGATAACATTAATTGGAGACTAATGCTTGGACTTGCAGCATTGCCCGCTATTGTAGTTGTGATTGGTGTTATTGGGATGCCGGAGTCCCCTCGTTGGCTTGTCATGAAAGGCCGGTATCGCGAAGCGAGGCAGGTTTTGGTCAAAACATCAGATAATGAGGAGGAAGCAGAGTTGAGACTAGCTGAAATTACAAAGGCTGCTTCAGTTCTAGGCTCCacaatgaatttgaaaggacAAGCTGTTTGGAGAGAATTGTTGTTGAGCCCATCTAGGCCCATTCGACGAGTTCTCCTCGCGGCCATTGGTATCAACTTCTTCATGCAAGCTTCAGGCAATGATGCTGTTGTATATTACAGCCCTGAAGTGTTCAGAGAAGCAGGAATTCACAACAGGCAGCAGCTTGTAGGTGTTACAGTGATAATGGGCTTGGCCAAGACAacatttgttcttatatctgCTCTTTTCTTGGACCACTTGGGGAGGCGGCCTCTTCTGTTATTGGGCTCAATTGGGATGACAGTTTCGTTAGCTGTACTGGGCCTGGGCTCAATGTACCTGGACCAACTAGAGACCAAGCCACTCTGGGCCATTGTCTTGTGTGTGGTGGCGGTTTGTGCTGATTTATCGTTCTTCTCAATTGGGCTTGGGCCTATAACATGGGTTTACTCATCGGAGCTATTTCCGACCCGATTGCGGGCCCAAGGTTCAAGTCTGGCAATATCAGTGAATAGGGTAGTGAGTGGGATTGTGGCCATGACATTTCTTAGCATTTCAGAGGCAGTCACATATGGGGGTATGTTTTTAGGGTTTGCAGGGATAATGGCGATAGGAACAATCTTCATTTATTACTTTTTGCCTGAAACAAAAGGCAAGACATTAGAAGAGATTAGTGATTTCTATGAGGATCAAGACCCTCAGACTAGTAAACCTCTCCTAGGTTAG
- the LOC119996073 gene encoding protein CbxX, chromosomal, with protein MQRPQDQRSRSTARPATIHGCAQYGNLLGLQNLLRENPYLLNERNAVMGQTPLHVSSGHNKNEIVKFLLDWEGAEKVELEAKNMYGETPLHMAAKNGCNEAARLLLAHGAFIEAKTNNGMTPLHLAVWYSIRSDDCSTVETLLAYNADGSAKDEEGKTPLGHLSKGPGSEKLRELLHRHLEEQRKKRALEACSETKTKMEELESALSSIVGLHDLKIQLQKWAKGMLLDERRRALGLQVGLRRPPHMAFLGNPGTGKTMVARVLGKLLHMVGILPTDRVTEVQRTDLVGEFVGHTGPKTRRKIKEAEGGILFVDEAYRLIPMQKADDKDYGIEALEEIMSVMDGGKVVVIFAGYSEPMKRVIASNEGFCRRVTKFFHFSDFNPEDLSKILHMKMNQQTGDSLLYGFKLHSSCTVEVIAALIERETTEKQRREMNGGLVDPMLVNARENLDLRLSFDCIDTDELRTITLEDLEAGLRLLTQL; from the exons ATGCAGAGGCCTCAAGATCAACGGTCAAGATCCACTGCTAGACCCGCCACCATTCATGGCTGCGCTCAGTACGGGAATCTTCTTGGGTTGCAGAACCTCCTCCGAGAAAATCCGTATCTTCTCAATGAGAGGAATGCAGTT ATGGGACAGACTCCACTTCATGTTTCTTCTGGTCACAACAAGAATGAGATAGTTAAATTTCTGCTTGATTGGGAAGGAGCAGAAAAGGTTGAATTAGAAGCCAAGAATATG TATGGAGAAACTCCTTTGCACATGGCAGCGAAAAATGGTTGCAATGAAGCTGCAAGGTTACTTCTTGCTCATGGTGCTTTTATTGAAGCGAAAACAAAt AATGGAATGACACCATTACACCTTGCTGTTTGGTATTCTATCCGATCTGATGATTGCTCAACAGTCGAGACATTGCTTGCGTATAATGCTGATGGCAGTGCTAAGGATGAG GAGGGCAAGACTCCTCTGGGACATCTCTCAAAGGGCCCTGGGAGTGAGAAGTTGCGTGAACTATTGCACCGGCATCTTGAAGAGCAGAGGAAAAAAAGAGCCCTTGAAGCGTGCAGTGAAACAAAAACCAAGATGGAAGAACTTGAAAGTGCATTGTCTAGTATAGTGGGCCTGCATGACCTCAAGATTCAACTACAGAAATGGGCGAAGGGTATGCTTTTAGATGAGAGGCGCAGGGCGCTTGGGCTGCAGGTTGGCTTGAGAAGACCACCTCATATGGCCTTCCTCGGCAATCCGGGAACTG GTAAGACAATGGTAGCTCGAGTGCTTGGAAAGTTACTCCATATGGTAGGAATTCTGCCTACAGACCGGGTAACGGAGGTGCAGCGGACAGATTTGGTTGGTGAATTTGTTGGTCATACTGGCCCAAAGACTAGAAGAAAG ATCAAAGAAGCAGAGGGAGGGATTCTTTTTGTGGATGAAGCATATCGATTAATACCAATGCAGAAAGCAGATGACAAGGATTATGGCATAGAAGCCTTAGAAGAGATCATGTCTGTTATGGACGGAGGAAAAGTAGTCGTCATATTTGCTGGCTACAGTGAACCAATGAAACGCGTAATTGCTTCTAATGAAGGTTTTTGCAGAAGGGTGACTAAGTTTTTCCACTTCAGTGACTTCAATCCCGAAGATCTTTCCAAGATTCTCCATATGAAGATGAACCAGCAGACAGGGGATAGTTTACTGTATGGATTTAAGTTACATTCTTCATGCACTGTAGAAGTCATTGCGGCACtcatagagagagaaactaccGAAAAGCAACGTAGGGAGATGAATGGAGGTTTAGTAGATCCAATGCTTGTTAATGCCAGAGAGAACTTGGATCTCAGGCTCAGCTTTGACTGTATAGACACAGATGAGCTACGTACTATCACATTGGAAGATTTAGAAGCAGGCCTAAGGCTGTTAACCCAGCTGTAG
- the LOC119995972 gene encoding polyol transporter 5-like isoform X2 codes for MLSCAIVMKLGSELEPEKGHYYYEAGPESSSQKRRKPPLNKYAFAGAVLASTNSVLLGYDIGVMSGAVLYIKDDLKITSTQVEILVGSLNICSLIGSLASGKTSDLIGRRYTIVLAASTFLMGALLMGFAPTFAFLMAGRVVAGIGVGYSLMIAPVYAAELSPAASRGFLSSLPEVFINFGILLGYISNYALSGLNDNINWRLMLGLAALPAIVVVIGVIGMPESPRWLVMKGRYREARQVLVKTSDNEEEAELRLAEITKAASVLGSTMNLKGQAVWRELLLSPSRPIRRVLLAAIGINFFMQASGNDAVVYYSPEVFREAGIHNRQQLVGVTVIMGLAKTTFVLISALFLDHLGRRPLLLLGSIGMTVSLAVLGLGSMYLDQLETKPLWAIVLCVVAVCADLSFFSIGLGPITWVYSSELFPTRLRAQGSSLAISVNRVVSGIVAMTFLSISEAVTYGGMFLGFAGIMAIGTIFIYYFLPETKGKTLEEISDFYEDQDPQTSKPLLG; via the exons ATGCTAAGCTGTGCAA TAGTCATGAAATTGGGTTCTGAATTAGAACCAGAGAAAGGCCACTACTACTATGAAGCTGGTCCAGAATCATCTTCCCAGAAGCGGAGAAAGCCTCCTCTCAACAAATATGCATTCGCCGGTGCTGTTTTGGCCTCCACAAACTCTGTTTTATTGGGCTATG ACATTGGAGTCATGAGTGGTGCAGTACTTTACATTAAAGACGACCTGAAAATCACATCAACCCAAGTAGAGATCTTGGTAGGTTCACTCAACATATGTTCTTTGATTGGATCACTTGCCTCCGGTAAGACATCTGATTTAATCGGCAGGCGTTATACGATCGTCCTAGCAGCATCAACGTTTCTAATGGGTGCACTTCTCATGGGATTTGCACCAACATTTGCATTTCTAATGGCTGGAAGGGTGGTAGCAGGAATTGGTGTTGGATACTCCTTAATGATTGCTCCGGTCTACGCTGCCGAGCTCTCTCCCGCCGCGTCTCGAGGCTTCCTCTCTTCGCTTCCTGAAGTTTTCATCAACTTTGGGATTCTGCTTGGTTACATCTCCAATTATGCTCTATCAGGACTTAATGATAACATTAATTGGAGACTAATGCTTGGACTTGCAGCATTGCCCGCTATTGTAGTTGTGATTGGTGTTATTGGGATGCCGGAGTCCCCTCGTTGGCTTGTCATGAAAGGCCGGTATCGCGAAGCGAGGCAGGTTTTGGTCAAAACATCAGATAATGAGGAGGAAGCAGAGTTGAGACTAGCTGAAATTACAAAGGCTGCTTCAGTTCTAGGCTCCacaatgaatttgaaaggacAAGCTGTTTGGAGAGAATTGTTGTTGAGCCCATCTAGGCCCATTCGACGAGTTCTCCTCGCGGCCATTGGTATCAACTTCTTCATGCAAGCTTCAGGCAATGATGCTGTTGTATATTACAGCCCTGAAGTGTTCAGAGAAGCAGGAATTCACAACAGGCAGCAGCTTGTAGGTGTTACAGTGATAATGGGCTTGGCCAAGACAacatttgttcttatatctgCTCTTTTCTTGGACCACTTGGGGAGGCGGCCTCTTCTGTTATTGGGCTCAATTGGGATGACAGTTTCGTTAGCTGTACTGGGCCTGGGCTCAATGTACCTGGACCAACTAGAGACCAAGCCACTCTGGGCCATTGTCTTGTGTGTGGTGGCGGTTTGTGCTGATTTATCGTTCTTCTCAATTGGGCTTGGGCCTATAACATGGGTTTACTCATCGGAGCTATTTCCGACCCGATTGCGGGCCCAAGGTTCAAGTCTGGCAATATCAGTGAATAGGGTAGTGAGTGGGATTGTGGCCATGACATTTCTTAGCATTTCAGAGGCAGTCACATATGGGGGTATGTTTTTAGGGTTTGCAGGGATAATGGCGATAGGAACAATCTTCATTTATTACTTTTTGCCTGAAACAAAAGGCAAGACATTAGAAGAGATTAGTGATTTCTATGAGGATCAAGACCCTCAGACTAGTAAACCTCTCCTAGGTTAG